From Halomicrobium salinisoli, the proteins below share one genomic window:
- a CDS encoding CPBP family intramembrane glutamic endopeptidase, which produces MSEASPVASVRSAVGAVLFGADGRPRATYRVVVPPVLMLAAIALGSLVSHLTIGQDHAYADVVSGPIAAATLVPLLWLTARYLDGRSIADYGLSLSRDWLTDAAVGVGLGAVIAGVTYAVATVAGTVNVADVPVLNDPSVILPVIASGWVGSVFVGLIEETTFRGAVFTNVSEGLRARSLSPRAAVLGALVVSAVVFGLIHVPFSTDVPEQAPFGLVIFWIGMGVFLGLTYALVGDLSVPIGIHAGFNAFSGTVFLGDDAPTLVLIEYTESGLWFPTVLPFLVSLAVATALLVGYCYWRDGGLSLSESIAVPPRTAR; this is translated from the coding sequence ATGAGTGAAGCCTCGCCCGTCGCGTCGGTTCGCAGCGCAGTCGGCGCCGTGCTGTTCGGCGCTGACGGCCGGCCGCGCGCGACGTATCGCGTCGTGGTGCCGCCGGTCCTCATGCTCGCCGCCATCGCCCTGGGGAGCCTGGTCAGCCATCTCACGATCGGACAGGACCACGCGTACGCGGACGTCGTGAGCGGTCCGATCGCCGCGGCGACCCTCGTGCCGCTGCTGTGGCTGACGGCGCGGTACCTCGACGGTCGGTCGATCGCCGACTACGGACTGTCGCTCTCCCGCGACTGGCTGACGGACGCCGCCGTCGGGGTCGGTCTCGGCGCGGTGATCGCCGGGGTGACCTACGCCGTCGCCACCGTCGCCGGCACCGTGAATGTGGCCGACGTGCCCGTGCTGAACGACCCCTCGGTGATTCTGCCGGTCATCGCCTCCGGGTGGGTAGGAAGCGTCTTCGTGGGCCTGATCGAGGAGACGACGTTTCGCGGCGCGGTCTTCACGAACGTCTCGGAGGGCCTGCGCGCGCGGTCGCTCTCGCCGCGGGCGGCCGTGCTCGGAGCGCTGGTCGTGAGCGCGGTCGTCTTCGGGCTGATACACGTCCCCTTCAGCACGGACGTCCCCGAACAGGCGCCGTTCGGGCTGGTGATCTTCTGGATCGGCATGGGCGTCTTCCTGGGGCTGACGTACGCCCTCGTCGGCGACCTCTCGGTCCCGATCGGGATCCACGCCGGGTTCAACGCGTTCTCCGGGACGGTGTTCCTGGGCGACGACGCGCCGACGCTGGTACTGATCGAGTACACGGAGTCGGGACTGTGGTTCCCGACCGTCCTCCCGTTCCTGGTCAGCCTGGCCGTCGCGACGGCGCTGCTTGTGGGCTACT